The genomic segment tattatttattttattttattttattttttgacaaaatgaacaaaaacatGTTAATGATGTGTACACCAAACACCACTGAAAATTGATCGCACTCATCCGACGGAATGCTACTATAACTAAAAACTCTGTTTGACACAATAAAATTGTGTCAAAAAAAGCTTCAAACCtgtacaacaaaataaaactcacCCATTCATACTTTTTCGGTTTCCACCTCAAGAATCAAAcctattaaaacaaaaaccaaacagAAAGATCTTCtgcatgtttttcatttaaattcttaaattttctGTGTCATGCAGCAGCAGATGGCATATCTATTAACTTGacattgaaattttaatattttaaatatattaaaataattttcagagGTAGATCTGGAGAAAATCTAAGCTGAGGGAGAGGCCTGCCTCTCACttaatgtcaaaaataaataaatataaggaCATCTCTTTCtcagaaccaaaaaaaaaggacaaccatAAGTGCATCTTTCTCTGGAATCCTAGGCCTCGCCCATGGTTTCATTTATACATTCCTcaagattttaaattaaaattaccaaaaaaaaaaggctctTGATCACATCATTAGCGTCAAAATATCTTTTTTGAAGTACTTTAATGATCCCTATCCAAGTTTTCTTGTTCTGTTCTCAACTATTACGGAATACAAACACAGTTGGtaagatataaaaaatttatatccaaGCCAACCATTGTTGACATTGTAGACATCTCATGGAGATTTTTATAAGAAAGATATGAGGGTTTGGGTGCATTCCTAGCTTACtaatgatttttattcttttaaaatcaatataaacatACAAAGTGATGATATGAGATAAAAAAGCATGAGATGAAAAACTAAACTAGTTCCTTTCATTTTCAGTAAGTGTCACAAATTCTATGAAGAAAGATATATTATGTTTAACCttgcaaattaaataaatatttttttttaaaaaaaaaaacaggaactttatattatttatatagtttaaatgGAGTAGGATGATGAAATGGGGACCAAACAACAAAGAAGGACATGAAGGCACATGCATATAGTAAGACTTCCATGATTGTGCTTTCTAGGGTTAGAAAATTTGAAAGGCGAGTTAGGGTTTTCAGGCTATCCTTCTCATGGGCTCTGAAATTAAAGCTTTGCCATTGAAATTTGaactaaagaaaagaaattaaaaaaaataaaggttaaaaaaaaaggagcaaTGATTTGGACTAAAAATCATGAAAAGCCAAATAGTACCTCTCTTGAACACAGAGAAAGAAGCCACTCAAGTTCCACTTTTTTAGCTAGTAAAATTCCTGCCAAATGGATGCTTTGCAACCCTCCCTgcacaaaataaaagaatagcACATTAaaggaaattattaaaaacagtTTCTTGTTTGGTTGGTGAAAAATACTTGCAAGATGAGCATGAACAAAAATACAAGCATTCTGGACAAAGTCAAGGAATGAGTTTGATAACTTACCATAACAATCAACATTGTGGGGCTTTGTTTTGTGGCCTgtaagaagatatgaaaaagACATAAGCCTTATCACTTTATAAATGAAATAGAAGTGAGTTAAGTAGTACCTGCCTTCAATGATGACTTGATGGAAACCCACCAGGCTAAGAGAACCCACTCTCCTCCTTGTCCCTGAGAATCTCAAAATAGCATGCATGACACAAACAATGATGtggaacaaaatacaaaacatttgTATGAAGAAAGAACCTCcacaaaagataaataaaatgtaCACATATAATTTACAGGGTAATAACAAGGAGCAGAGCTCCTCTTCTCCATCCTATCACCCTCAAAAACCACATGTCTCTCTTTCACAAACCAACACCATCAACTCActttaatcaaacaaaataattttaacccATAAAAGGAACAAAGACCAAATGGAGTGAGAAAAGGAACAACAAAATTAACTATTAACTATTTCTTGAAGCGGTTGAGGATCATGAGGAGCATTTCCTTGTTTCTCTTCTTTTAAGATTCAGCTTGATGTTTTTGAGAGGAACTCTTAAAATGGATTCAGTGGAGGTCTTAATTTTGTATCTGTAGAggagcttcttcttcttggagGTGGTGTTGTCTATGGTGAGGACGATCTTGCCTGTGTCTCCAGTTTTAAAGCTGTTCTTCACCACAGGTTCATCAGTTGCAATCAACTTCCTCGCCTTTTGAACAATCACAGTGTATCCATCCTCAGCACCGGGGACAAACTCTGCGCCATAGGTGACGTCCCACCCTAAGACACGGAGCTCCCAAACAAGGTTGCAGGACTGCACGCGCGATGTTCCAATCCAACAGTAAGTATGAATGTccaattttaagaaaaaaagctaGCATTGAAGAGTGAATTAAGAGTTCATATACCTCAGTGACAGGGATTTCGATAGGATGCTTGGCTGAAGGCTTGATGATCAcctcagtaacagcatcagcaGTGGTGAAATCTGGGTCATTCTCCTTGCTCAAGCCTCCGTATTGAACCGGTACTTGCTCAGGGGCTACGTATCTGTATTATTGCAATGgaattattacaaaaaaatatgaattcaaaCTCTTGCTAGCAAACATGAACAAAATATAAGGTTaacaagattaaaaataaaagaaaaataactcgAGAACAGGTTACGAACTTGAACAAGGTTTCAGATGATTTGGATGGCCCAGCAAAGACAAACTTGCTCTTGGTCCTTTGTGTCAGGAAGGGGCTGATCATCCTATTGAATGCAAGATACCACCATGGAACATTGATAAATACCTAACAAGGGTACACGCTctgttatttttcttgttcaatagagaatttttttggaaaaaaaaatattgtcttGTCCCATAGAGAATGTTTTCTCGAAAAATAAAGTTCATACAAATCGAATATTCAGTTGATTGAAGCAAGACTCATTGACAGTTTTCTTTGTCACAATTGTTGTCGAGAAAACCAATCGATGTaatcaaatacaagaaaaacagCAAAAATACAATTGCCCATCGATATCATACTCGGCAAATCAATGCACATACAGCAAACTTAAGACAAAGTAAGACAATGACTGAAGTTTACTGAGGGGAAAAAATCCCATAACGACAATACTTCAACAACAGGTACCCACAAATGATGAAGAATCAATGAGAACAACAAACTTTGACAAATTCTTAAACTAAGAAGCAATTTCCCGATCCAGACCAGACACAATATGGTCAACTAATACACACATACCATGCATCAACTTGATACTTcagaaatataagaaaagcaTACTACCTAAACTCAAAAACACCTACTTCACCAAAAGAAGATAACTTTCATCAAACTTGGAGTAGAAATTAAGTTCTAGTACAACATAAAGCAGGTTTTTCCCCTGCCAAAAAAGCTCACCTCACTCCAATCCCATCACTATTTCTAAATTCAGCTAATGCCATTTTATAAGCAACTACATCTTCTTAAACAGCAcaaaaccaattcaattccaaccTACCAATCCAAAACAAGGTAAATTTTCACAAGGCAGGCATATTACATCTACAGGAAAATCAATGAATAGCAGAGGAAGCTACCAAAATTGAAACTAGTAaaccaaaacaagaaaatgaaagTGGCATGAATCATATACCTGCTTGGCCACAAACTCAGGATAATTGTCCTGCAACAAAGCGAGGGCCTGGTTGGTAGCTTGTCGGAGCTCTCGCTTTCCAGGGCCAGGAGAGTTCTTCAAGTCAGTGACCTGCACCATGGTGCAGACTCCACCGGGGCTGAAGTCCAGATGCTGCCGGATTCCCTTCTCCAAGAACTGGATCCTCCACCTGAGGAACTTCCGTCTCTTCTCTTCATCACCAAAGGCCTTGCTATACAAATCCTTCTCCTGAAATTCACCATAGACATTATAACAAACAGGATGACCCTCTTTGTCTTGGCCATGCATGAACACCACTTTCTCCATCTCTGGGAACCCTAGGTCTTCCTCTAAGAGAGCTTCGATCTCAGAGGTTTTTGCGCCAGATCACGGTGTTCTTAATCATGGTGAGGGCGTCCTTCGTCTTGAAGTCACGGGCGCGGAGGAATTTCAGCAGGATGGTGTCACTCTTCTCGTCGCCGAGCAGAGGAACACCCCAGATGAACACGTCCTCAGGCGGCGGCGCTGGGTGTCCTCCGCCGCGGCGGAGGCGGCTGCTTCTGGGACTGGATCAGACACTGGAGCCACCTCATCTGTCTGGGCGCTGGGAGTGACGATCGTTTCCACGATGGCTTCCACAGTCTTCTCCTCCTCCACTACTATCACCTTCTCCTCCGCCACCGGAGCTGCCGGCTCTTCCGTTTTCAAGGGCTCTACCGGCGACTGATCCTCCGTCTTCACCGCCTCTTCGGGCTTCTCAGGCTCTTCCGTCTTCACAGCCTCTTCCAGTTTCTCAGGCTCCTCCGTCTTCGCCGGCTCTTCCAGTTTCTCAGGCTCCTCCGTCTTCGCCGGCTCCTCAGCAGGAGCGGCAGCAGGAGGTGGGGGCGGCGGGGGAGGAGGAACGAACTCGTTCGCAGCGAGAGCAGCTTGAACAAGCTGCTTGAGTTCATCCAGCGCCTTCTTCTCCGGATCTTGGAGGTCAGCAACGATGTTACTCTCCTCCTTAAACGACCTGACTGCCTCGATGGCCGCCGCCACAGCATCCCCAGCAGCCTCCTCATCCGCCACCGTCTTCAGCGCCTCCTCTCCCTTCTCCTTCCCTAACGCCGACTCCACCTCCGTCACCTTCACCGGTTCCTCCACTTCCTTATTCACCTCCGCagccaccaccacctcctccgcCGGCTTTTCACTTGCGTCTCTTCCGCCATCGATCACGAACTCCTAGATCGAAAtagatagagaaagagagaagaagagaaagagaagcaaaAGAAGCAAGCTTTctttctagggttttgggaAGAAGAAGGCGAGCAGCGAGAGTGATATATAGagaaagagatagagagagaaagagaaagagtttTTAGAGAGAGAATGTGACCAGACTGGCAGCCAGCTCTGAGAATGAGGTGTAGTGGGACCCCCCATaaaaattagtattattaataataaaaaaatgaattaaaaagagaaggatTAGTTTTTGTAGTTTAGCTAATTTAAACATCATTAAGCCTCTCTGTCATTAGGCCAAAGCCGGTGCCGTCACCCGCCGGCATACCCACAcctttcacttaatatatatattattttctaataaaatttataaaataaataaataacaaccgaaatgttatgaaaataataaatgggcaaatgaattattattgaaatatttttttagtgtttatgATAGAACTTGAATTGTcccatgtgatttttttatcgaattaatgaattatatgaccgtaatttatttttgagcttttgtaaaaaaaaattaaataaataaacatatatttggttggttttggTTTCTAAACATGGTTACGTTACGTGCTGAGATGGATGATGTTtctgtaattatttattatatttttatattttaaagatgAGGAGATGGAGGAGCAATCtcaggagtttttaaaattttgttgattttatttgatttgttttcattttttattggatttttctttttacattaaaaaataataaagagaatGAATGTTTTTTATGGACCAGTGAGATGCACCCTCGCCACGCAAACGTGACACGTGTCGATCATCCGCGAACCCGACAGGCACGCACGGCACTGGACCGTAATCAACGGAACTTGCCAGCTCGGACAACGGCTAGAAATATCTGTACAACATAACGGAACAGTGACGTAATTCTTTACGGCCGTTTGGTATTTTTGCAGAAAAGACCAGGGAAAAGTGGAAAAGTGGgaaaaactatttattattattttttgagaaaACGATAGTCACGTAATCCCAGGGATCGAACACGTGGGGGCCCTCGCTCACCACCGAACTGTCTGCCTCATCTGCGTGAGATGGGTGATCGAATTTCGAGGCCCACACTCGACACTGTCGAATCATCCCCATGTAAAGTGACCGATACTACTGTACTAAAACTGATCGCTTACTGAAAAAGCTATTTACTTATTACCCCTTTGAAAAATTtggaattaatttttatttttttagttttgtattttttttttacttgaatttggataaacatgaaaaatcagGCATGGATAGCACGTGCTAGTGATGAGAAAATTTAAGAAGATGACAAAATTTTTGAGTGCATGAGACCCAAAAACATGATTGAGCAGTAGAACATGAATAGACTAGTTGTTGTTTGGGTGATGTATTATCGAATGCTTTTTCTTGCACAACATTTCAAGTACTGTGTTTATGTTGGTAAATTTGGACCATTTGGAGAACTTTGTGAACTTTTCAATGAGCTTATTGGTATATATAATAGAATTCTTAactttttctcaaaacataaaattttaaaaaatatatattattgaacacatacaataatttttaaaaataaataacaaacaatCTTTGCAATGAAATAGTTggtataatatttatcatgagttgattttgtataaaaaaaatattaatctatGGAAAGTTTATTTGGCATAATATTTATGAGGAGTTGATTTTGTATAATAAAACATTGATCTATAAAAAgtttatttaactttaatatatttaatatcaaCTTAACACATAGCTGACACAGAATTGAAGATGACCGTGGCTTTATAACATTATTCCTCTTCCAATTGAAAAGTTAAAAGTTCAAATCTTATCCATAACTTTAATCacattctaaataaataaataaatagaatagttcagttatttaaaatattttaggaagataaaaacaaatgataCGTGATGTTTATGTCATGTATATCTAACATTGTTtaaaaaaccttatatttgatatattaaatgattttttttagctCAATGATATTGTTAGCATGGAAAAACGATagtttatatatgtatggtACCGTGCAtgataatttttcacaatttattaatgaatttgaTCATCCATTAATGAGTAGGTGTTGATTATTCATTTGAACGAGCAAAAGAGACGGATAATTAAGTAAGGATcaagttaaaaaatatatatatatggatgaagGTGACAAGATATCTTGATTAAGACTTGTGACAATTAAACAAAACTTTTGTCTTGAGGATCAACATATGTCTCTTACCAACTGTCAAGCCAACAATattcatgaaaaatcaaaataaccAAAACATAAATGAGTAAAGGTTTCttgtattatacattatatatataaaatgataataataatagtatgcGTGTATTTTTTACCTTAGAATTAGCTTTTTAAGACTGAAAGACTTGTGATAATAGTAGTTAGACCCCAATTCATGATCTAACATTTGCTATTTATATAGGTGATGTATATATAGTAAAGAATTATAAAGGAGAGAGCATGAcctcaatatatacatattacaaGATATAGggtaagaaaataaattacaaagaaaaaaatatataattaaataatttaattatagagATTGAATATTCTCTTTATTTATCTCTTAATTTTCTCCATATgatttgatatgatttactcCTTAATTATCTCCATATGATTTGATTTGCATTGATTCATTCTTTGATTGTTCCGCTTGATTTGGTATGTCTTGATTGTTTCCATAGGATTTAATATTCTTATCATGCATAGTTATTGTTAATTACTGTGGTCTGTACTGTTAAGAGGTGTTATATAGATATTGTTCAATATTGTGCATGCTATTGGGATGTccttagattttaaatctaagaATACCCCTAGGTGAGGCAACCAATACATATattatactatattataaattatacatGTTTgtaaatagtaatatatattttaccatttaattataattcagtatttttttcaGATAATATGGATAAAAcactatacatatattttatttacacttaaaccatatattgaaaagaaattaacATTTTTCACCTCTTATATCGAAATTAAATGTTTTACCTACTGTGGCTTAATTCAGTGTATTATATTAGGTAACAtgtagataaatatttttacatatttatttatgttttttaattatttataggtATCAACATCGATAAAGAGGAAGGGCGAATGATTAAGTGTTGATCATGCCTTGGAATGAGAACAAGAAAAGGATAATTAAGTGGTGGGGCttggaaagaataataaattgaGGGATTGAAAGGGATTTTTCCAGC from the Dioscorea cayenensis subsp. rotundata cultivar TDr96_F1 unplaced genomic scaffold, TDr96_F1_v2_PseudoChromosome.rev07_lg8_w22 25.fasta BLBR01000798.1, whole genome shotgun sequence genome contains:
- the LOC120255033 gene encoding LOW QUALITY PROTEIN: patellin-3-like (The sequence of the model RefSeq protein was modified relative to this genomic sequence to represent the inferred CDS: inserted 3 bases in 2 codons), with product MPAGDGTGFGLMTERLNDEFVIDGGRDASEKPAEEVVVAAEVNKEVEEPVKVTEVESALGKEKGEEALKTVADEEAAGDAVAAAIEAVRSFKEESNIVADLQDPEKKALDELKQLVQAALAANEFVPPPPPPPPPAAAPAEEPAKTEEPEKLEEPAKTEEPEKLEEAVKTEEPEKPEEAVKTEDQSPVEPLKTEEPAAPVAEEKVIVVEEEKTVEAIVETIVTPSAQTDEVAPVSDPVPEAAASAAAEDXPAPPPEDVFIWGVPLLGDEKSDTILLKFLRARDFKTKDALTMIKNTVIWRKNXSEIEALLEEDLGFPEMEKVVFMHGQDKEGHPVCYNVYGEFQEKDLYSKAFGDEEKRRKFLRWRIQFLEKGIRQHLDFSPGGVCTMVQVTDLKNSPGPGKRELRQATNQALALLQDNYPEFVAKQVFINVPWWYLAFNRMISPFLTQRTKSKFVFAGPSKSSETLFKYVAPEQVPVQYGGLSKENDPDFTTADAVTEVIIKPSAKHPIEIPVTESCNLVWELRVLGWDVTYGAEFVPGAEDGYTVIVQKARKLIATDEPVVKNSFKTGDTGKIVLTIDNTTSKKKKLLYRYKIKTSTESILRVPLKNIKLNLKRRETRKCSS